In Prochlorococcus marinus str. MIT 1214, one DNA window encodes the following:
- a CDS encoding valine--tRNA ligase has product MIERAKTTKLSEASGLPKTYDPVGTENRWQKAWEEKGVFKPDPAAPGDPFSVVIPPPNVTGSLHMGHAFNTALIDTVVRYKRLKGNNVLCLPGTDHASIAVQTILERQLKEEGKNRRDLGRASFLEKAWEWKEKSGGRIVDQLKRLGYSVDWSRERFTLDEGLSKAVSEAFVRLYEKGLIYRGEYLVNWCPASGSAVSDLEVEMKEVDGHLWHFRYPLVSSSGSSVKQISYLEVATTRPETMLGDVAVAVNPSDERYKDLIGEKLTLPLVGRTIPIIGDPHVDKDFGTGCVKVTPAHDPNDFEIGQRHDLPQITVMTKKGTMNHNAGQFEGLDRFEAREAVIDSLKEIGLLTKIEAYKHSVPFSDRGKVPVEPLLSTQWFVKMDPLANSCSEFFEKGQPKFIPNRWSKVYRDWLTDIRDWCISRQLWWGHRIPAWFVISQTDNRVVNETPYIVARTEVEAKKLAREQYGDSVKIEQDEDVLDTWFSSGLWPFSTLGWPDETHPDFQRWYPTNTLVTGFDIIFFWVARMTMMAGVFTEKMPFSDVYIHGLVRDEQNRKMSKSAGNGIDPLLLIERYGTDALRFALVREVAGAGQDIRLDFDRKTQTSATVEASRNFANKLWNATRFALINLEDQDYESLDKYDLSKLQLSDKWILSRLARVNSETANRYENYALGEAAKGLYEFAWNDFCDWYLELIKRRLNSAANLSPDELLDQKIAKSILYKVLSDLLIMLHPLMPHLTEELWHGLTGLTEDQFLALQPWPKFNEQDLNIDLESSFSDLFASIRLIRNLRAVAGLKPSQKVPVMLVSGKEVLQNTLKTSINDIAVLTKAKEVQILSPEQAKSLPSMKALAGVSGELEVVLPIEGLIDIASLRSRLEKDLNKAEKEIESLSGRLANKNFVDKAPKEVVEECRANLMESEAQVRLVKERLMGLD; this is encoded by the coding sequence GTGATAGAGCGGGCAAAAACTACAAAATTATCTGAAGCCTCAGGGCTTCCTAAAACATATGATCCAGTTGGGACTGAAAATCGCTGGCAGAAAGCTTGGGAAGAAAAAGGAGTTTTTAAACCTGATCCAGCAGCCCCTGGAGACCCATTCTCCGTAGTTATTCCTCCTCCAAATGTCACAGGTAGTCTGCATATGGGGCATGCTTTTAATACTGCCTTAATAGATACAGTTGTCAGGTATAAGAGATTAAAAGGAAATAATGTTCTTTGTCTTCCAGGGACAGACCATGCTTCAATTGCGGTTCAAACTATTCTCGAGCGACAACTCAAGGAAGAAGGCAAAAATCGTCGTGATCTTGGTAGAGCTTCTTTTTTGGAAAAAGCTTGGGAATGGAAAGAAAAAAGTGGTGGAAGAATTGTTGATCAATTAAAACGTTTGGGATATTCCGTAGACTGGAGTAGAGAGAGATTTACATTGGATGAGGGGCTGAGTAAAGCTGTTTCCGAGGCTTTTGTTCGTTTATATGAAAAGGGATTGATATATCGAGGAGAATATTTAGTGAATTGGTGCCCTGCCTCTGGTTCGGCTGTGAGTGATTTAGAAGTTGAAATGAAAGAAGTAGATGGACATTTATGGCATTTTCGATATCCGTTAGTCTCATCATCTGGATCAAGCGTCAAACAAATTAGTTACTTAGAAGTAGCGACTACACGTCCTGAGACGATGCTTGGCGATGTAGCAGTTGCTGTGAACCCATCAGATGAAAGGTATAAAGATCTCATAGGGGAGAAACTTACTTTGCCTCTAGTTGGCAGAACTATTCCAATTATTGGAGACCCTCATGTAGATAAAGATTTTGGAACTGGATGTGTCAAAGTTACTCCAGCTCATGATCCAAATGATTTTGAGATAGGTCAGAGACATGACTTACCTCAAATAACAGTCATGACTAAAAAAGGAACAATGAATCACAATGCAGGTCAATTTGAAGGCTTGGATCGTTTTGAAGCTCGTGAAGCTGTTATTGATTCTTTAAAGGAGATTGGTCTGTTAACTAAAATAGAAGCTTATAAACATAGTGTGCCTTTCTCTGACAGAGGTAAAGTACCAGTCGAGCCATTGCTGTCAACTCAGTGGTTTGTCAAAATGGATCCTTTAGCAAATAGTTGTTCTGAATTTTTTGAGAAAGGACAACCTAAATTTATTCCTAATAGATGGTCAAAAGTTTATCGAGATTGGTTAACTGATATTAGAGATTGGTGTATTAGTAGACAATTATGGTGGGGACATCGCATTCCGGCTTGGTTTGTGATTAGTCAAACAGATAATAGGGTTGTTAATGAAACACCGTATATTGTCGCTAGAACAGAAGTTGAAGCTAAGAAATTAGCACGAGAACAATATGGAGATTCAGTCAAAATTGAGCAAGATGAAGATGTTCTAGATACATGGTTCTCTAGCGGATTATGGCCTTTTTCCACTTTAGGTTGGCCTGATGAAACTCATCCTGATTTTCAACGTTGGTATCCCACAAATACCCTCGTAACTGGCTTTGACATTATTTTCTTTTGGGTAGCAAGAATGACAATGATGGCTGGAGTATTTACGGAGAAGATGCCATTTTCTGACGTCTATATTCATGGGCTTGTTAGAGATGAGCAAAATAGAAAGATGAGTAAAAGTGCAGGAAATGGTATTGATCCTTTATTACTAATAGAAAGATATGGAACTGATGCTTTGAGGTTTGCTCTGGTTCGTGAAGTTGCCGGTGCGGGCCAAGATATACGTCTTGACTTTGATCGTAAAACCCAAACATCAGCAACTGTTGAGGCCTCAAGAAATTTTGCTAACAAGCTTTGGAACGCAACTAGATTTGCTCTTATCAATCTTGAGGATCAAGATTATGAAAGTTTGGACAAATATGATTTATCGAAGTTGCAATTATCAGATAAGTGGATTTTATCAAGACTTGCTCGAGTCAATAGTGAGACCGCTAATAGATATGAAAATTATGCTTTAGGAGAGGCAGCTAAGGGATTATATGAATTTGCTTGGAATGATTTTTGTGATTGGTATTTAGAACTAATTAAACGACGATTGAATAGTGCAGCCAATCTTTCTCCCGATGAATTATTAGATCAAAAAATAGCGAAAAGCATCTTATACAAAGTTTTAAGTGATCTTTTGATTATGCTTCATCCTCTAATGCCTCATTTGACAGAGGAGCTTTGGCATGGATTAACAGGTTTAACTGAAGATCAATTTCTAGCTTTGCAGCCTTGGCCAAAATTCAATGAACAAGACTTGAATATTGATTTAGAGAGTTCTTTCTCTGATTTATTTGCCTCTATCAGATTAATTCGCAATTTACGAGCAGTTGCTGGGTTGAAACCCTCTCAAAAAGTTCCTGTCATGTTGGTCTCTGGTAAGGAAGTTTTGCAAAACACTCTCAAAACATCAATTAATGATATTGCTGTTTTGACTAAAGCTAAGGAAGTCCAAATATTATCTCCAGAGCAAGCAAAATCATTACCTTCTATGAAAGCTTTAGCAGGCGTAAGTGGAGAGCTCGAGGTGGTTCTTCCTATTGAAGGATTGATAGATATAGCTTCTTTACGATCAAGGCTTGAAAAAGATTTAAATAAAGCAGAAAAGGAAATAGAAAGTCTCTCTGGACGTCTGGCAAATAAGA
- a CDS encoding protein phosphatase, translated as MEQISRSSIQAKAFEFALMELIYSKRDSFQPLWSVDSWVKFLIWLSLNCGLSGDKESLELFAKAMGSPLTSRMRKIFFERALEDLSLHVMADPAEAQVLIMPMDGNQRILDNDVVQALQTIGLSNKVSLSSAAWERHDSIVSIPWNVKSDI; from the coding sequence ATGGAACAAATATCTCGCTCTTCTATTCAAGCAAAAGCATTTGAATTCGCATTGATGGAATTAATTTATAGTAAGCGAGATAGCTTTCAGCCACTGTGGAGCGTTGATAGCTGGGTTAAATTTTTAATCTGGTTAAGTTTAAATTGTGGGCTCTCTGGAGATAAAGAAAGCCTGGAATTGTTTGCGAAAGCCATGGGTTCTCCTTTAACAAGTCGAATGAGAAAAATATTTTTTGAAAGAGCTTTAGAAGATTTGTCATTACATGTGATGGCTGATCCTGCAGAAGCGCAAGTTTTGATAATGCCAATGGATGGAAATCAGAGAATTCTTGATAACGATGTAGTTCAAGCCTTACAAACGATCGGTTTAAGTAACAAGGTTTCTTTATCTTCGGCTGCATGGGAAAGGCATGACTCAATAGTTTCGATTCCTTGGAACGTGAAAAGTGACATTTGA
- a CDS encoding AIR synthase, translating into MQNGPGLKISATAVAELNRQAAFTGTPGVMHIDLMDDKCGEGWKFIRIRPGKNDGVPLARADGITLYARQDQVLFFQGLKLNYFGDLSGGGFLISTPKGAEASPCGSGFRKLSKAQ; encoded by the coding sequence ATGCAAAATGGTCCTGGATTAAAAATTTCAGCAACAGCAGTAGCAGAGTTAAATAGGCAAGCTGCTTTTACTGGAACACCAGGAGTTATGCATATTGATCTAATGGATGATAAGTGTGGAGAAGGATGGAAATTTATAAGAATTAGGCCAGGGAAAAATGATGGTGTTCCCCTCGCTAGAGCTGATGGGATTACTTTGTATGCTCGCCAAGATCAAGTCCTATTTTTTCAAGGTCTAAAGCTGAATTATTTTGGTGATCTAAGTGGAGGTGGATTTTTGATTAGCACGCCAAAAGGGGCAGAAGCTTCTCCATGTGGATCAGGCTTTAGAAAACTTTCAAAAGCACAATAA
- the mazG gene encoding nucleoside triphosphate pyrophosphohydrolase: MTKTNQINTEDKMNKLLEVVSDLRDPINGCPWDLNQTHLSLVPYVLEEAYEVTHAIREDNPDELKEELGDLLLQIILHAQIAKEKNLFDMADIIDIITKKMIRRHPHVFQNKAKVSIKEVEKSWEQIKTNEKPLNNSKTPISDRLKLKIRPQPSTKAALIISKRASKSGFEWETIDQIWDKLYEELEELKDALKKEDTSEAEAEIGDVLFTLINIARWNKICIEEGLAKTNKKFLERLRYIEENIEGELHSKSKKKLEKYWKLAKINLNN; the protein is encoded by the coding sequence ATGACAAAAACAAACCAAATAAATACAGAAGATAAAATGAATAAACTCCTTGAAGTAGTTTCAGACCTCAGAGATCCAATCAATGGCTGTCCTTGGGATCTAAATCAAACACATCTATCCTTGGTCCCATATGTTTTAGAGGAAGCCTATGAAGTTACTCACGCAATACGAGAAGACAATCCTGATGAATTAAAAGAAGAGCTTGGAGATCTCTTACTACAAATAATTTTGCATGCTCAAATAGCAAAAGAAAAAAACTTATTTGATATGGCAGACATCATTGACATAATCACTAAAAAAATGATTCGAAGGCATCCGCATGTATTTCAAAATAAAGCAAAAGTTAGTATCAAAGAAGTAGAAAAATCATGGGAACAAATAAAGACTAATGAAAAACCATTAAATAATTCAAAAACCCCAATCAGTGACCGATTGAAATTGAAAATAAGACCACAACCTTCTACTAAAGCAGCACTGATTATCTCCAAAAGAGCCTCAAAAAGCGGATTCGAATGGGAAACAATTGATCAAATCTGGGATAAATTATATGAAGAATTAGAAGAATTAAAAGATGCATTAAAAAAAGAAGATACTTCCGAAGCTGAAGCTGAAATAGGAGACGTATTATTCACATTGATAAATATTGCAAGATGGAATAAAATATGTATAGAAGAGGGATTAGCAAAAACTAATAAAAAATTCTTAGAGCGATTAAGGTACATAGAAGAAAATATAGAGGGCGAATTACATTCGAAATCAAAAAAGAAATTAGAGAAATACTGGAAATTAGCAAAGATTAATCTCAATAATTAA
- the speE gene encoding polyamine aminopropyltransferase yields MKNKLKTTLEWLDEYHQGVRYGLKGKLILEESSPFQKITIYESKRYGKALLLDDCWMTAEKSEKWYHECLIHPALCSSNQIDNILIIGGGDGGSAKECLKYKAVKYIDLVEIDIRVIELSQKYLPTIGGNAWSDSRLNLQIKNGIDWVKHIKENSYDVIIIDGADPVGPATGLFSNSFLKDCQRILKPGGVLATQSESPESFQEIHINIVKVLREIFDYADPMYGSVSIYPSGLWSWTFASMEKPKYMYPKKSRVEEISKNCQIWSERWQQGAFNTIPAFIERELAKK; encoded by the coding sequence ATGAAAAATAAACTAAAAACAACCTTAGAATGGCTTGACGAATATCATCAAGGAGTTAGGTATGGATTAAAGGGAAAATTAATACTAGAAGAGTCTAGTCCTTTCCAGAAAATTACCATCTATGAAAGCAAAAGATATGGCAAGGCACTATTACTTGATGATTGCTGGATGACAGCAGAAAAGTCTGAAAAGTGGTATCATGAATGTCTTATTCATCCTGCATTATGTTCTTCTAATCAAATAGATAATATTTTAATTATTGGAGGAGGCGATGGGGGAAGTGCAAAAGAATGTTTAAAATATAAAGCGGTTAAGTATATCGATTTAGTTGAAATCGATATAAGAGTTATTGAATTAAGTCAAAAGTATTTACCTACTATTGGAGGAAATGCATGGTCTGATTCAAGATTAAATTTACAAATCAAGAATGGAATTGATTGGGTAAAACATATAAAAGAGAATTCATATGATGTAATTATTATTGATGGCGCAGATCCTGTTGGACCGGCCACAGGGTTATTCAGCAATTCGTTTCTCAAAGATTGCCAACGAATACTTAAACCAGGAGGGGTTTTAGCAACACAAAGTGAATCGCCAGAATCTTTTCAGGAAATTCATATAAATATTGTCAAAGTTCTTCGTGAAATTTTTGACTACGCAGATCCAATGTATGGATCTGTATCCATATACCCAAGCGGTTTATGGAGCTGGACATTTGCATCTATGGAAAAGCCAAAATATATGTATCCAAAAAAAAGTCGCGTAGAAGAGATCTCCAAAAATTGTCAGATTTGGAGCGAACGATGGCAACAAGGTGCATTTAACACTATTCCTGCATTCATCGAAAGGGAGCTCGCAAAAAAATGA
- the speB gene encoding agmatinase, which produces MTKSNLKDLSLFNNDGAIFMGAKRGIDQCRVSLLGVPYDGTCCFRPGARFGPSAVREDSYGIETYCPQLNLDLEDINFADVGSLDVPLGDAKLTLSCIKDATDILLKNNLKPLIIGGEHSITSGVIQSIITNYPELIMLQLDAHADLRDEWLGSKFSHACTMSRCLEILPSKKIFQIGIRSGTKSEFLEMNKTKRLIHHTLGENAKSLEEALKSFKGTPIYLTFDLDWFDPSIMPGTGTPEPGGYFWGDFAAIIDVIKSHNLIGADVVELSPKLDNTGISSILAAKVIRSLIMLLDKSS; this is translated from the coding sequence ATGACCAAATCCAACCTCAAAGATCTATCACTATTTAATAACGATGGTGCAATATTTATGGGTGCGAAAAGAGGCATCGATCAATGCAGAGTTTCGCTATTAGGTGTTCCTTATGATGGAACTTGTTGCTTTAGACCTGGTGCAAGATTTGGTCCTTCTGCTGTTAGGGAAGATAGTTATGGAATTGAAACATATTGTCCACAATTAAATTTAGATTTAGAAGATATAAACTTTGCTGATGTTGGTTCATTAGATGTTCCCCTTGGAGATGCAAAGTTAACACTCTCTTGTATAAAAGATGCTACAGATATTTTACTTAAAAATAATTTAAAACCTCTTATTATTGGTGGAGAGCATTCAATAACAAGTGGGGTGATTCAATCAATAATTACTAATTATCCTGAATTAATTATGCTTCAATTAGATGCTCATGCAGACCTTAGAGATGAATGGTTAGGTAGTAAATTTAGTCATGCATGTACTATGAGCAGATGTTTAGAAATACTACCGAGCAAAAAAATTTTTCAAATAGGAATAAGAAGTGGAACAAAATCAGAATTTCTTGAAATGAATAAAACTAAAAGATTAATTCATCATACTTTGGGAGAGAATGCAAAATCTTTAGAAGAGGCTCTAAAAAGTTTTAAAGGAACACCAATCTATTTAACTTTTGATTTAGATTGGTTTGATCCATCTATAATGCCTGGAACAGGCACTCCCGAGCCAGGAGGCTATTTCTGGGGAGATTTTGCAGCAATAATAGATGTGATTAAATCTCATAACTTAATTGGTGCTGATGTAGTCGAATTATCTCCCAAATTAGATAACACTGGTATCAGTAGCATCCTTGCTGCAAAAGTTATTCGTTCATTAATTATGTTATTGGACAAATCATCCTAA